The following are encoded in a window of Pseudomonas sp. St316 genomic DNA:
- a CDS encoding ABC transporter permease has product MSRAEPGSVGLYHRVVVYVLFAILLLPLAGTLVYSIASSWSATVLPSGFTFKWYVQLWSDPRFLHAFGQSLLVCVGALVLSVVLILPLLFVVHYHFPRLDALMNILILLPFAVPPVVSSVGLLQLYGSGPLAMVGTPWILIGCYFTVALPFMYRAITNNLQAINLRDLMDAAQLLGASTFQAAFLVVLPNLRKGLMVALLLSFSFLFGEFVFANILVGTRYETLQVYLNNMRNSSGHFTSALVISYFFFVLVLTWAANILNKDKSQ; this is encoded by the coding sequence CGCTGAACCGGGCTCCGTCGGGCTCTACCATCGGGTGGTGGTGTACGTGCTGTTCGCCATCCTGCTGCTGCCCCTGGCCGGCACGCTCGTCTACTCCATCGCCAGCAGCTGGTCGGCCACCGTGCTACCCAGCGGCTTCACGTTCAAATGGTATGTGCAGTTGTGGAGCGATCCGCGTTTTCTCCACGCCTTCGGCCAATCGCTGCTGGTCTGCGTCGGCGCGCTGGTGCTCTCGGTGGTGTTGATCCTGCCGTTGCTGTTCGTGGTGCACTACCACTTCCCCAGGCTCGACGCGCTGATGAACATCCTCATCCTGCTGCCCTTCGCGGTGCCGCCAGTGGTGTCGTCGGTGGGGCTGCTGCAACTCTACGGCTCCGGGCCGCTGGCGATGGTGGGTACGCCGTGGATCCTGATCGGCTGCTACTTCACCGTCGCCCTGCCGTTCATGTACCGGGCGATCACCAACAACCTGCAAGCCATCAACCTGCGCGACCTGATGGACGCCGCCCAACTGCTCGGTGCCAGCACCTTCCAGGCCGCGTTCCTGGTGGTGTTGCCGAACCTGCGCAAGGGCCTGATGGTGGCGCTGTTGCTGTCGTTCTCGTTCCTGTTCGGCGAGTTCGTGTTTGCCAACATCCTCGTCGGCACCCGCTATGAAACCCTGCAGGTGTACCTGAACAACATGCGCAACAGCAGCGGTCACTTCACCAGTGCGCTGGTGATTTCCTACTTCTTCTTCGTACTGGTCCTGACCTGGGCGGCCAACATCTTGAACAA